One window from the genome of Glycine soja cultivar W05 chromosome 12, ASM419377v2, whole genome shotgun sequence encodes:
- the LOC114377922 gene encoding transcription factor bHLH162-like — protein sequence MDQLGIIQPSSSTKVERRLVEKNRRNQMKNLYNKLNSLLPSYNPKEALPLPDQVDEAINYIKSLEAKVKMAQEKKENLQGIRKRSRGCFSNNSANFAATSGFPKSPQLEIHEVGSSLQVVLTCGLDHQFIFYEIIQILHEENIEVRSVNSSLAGDSVLHVVHAEIPQSFLQFGATKVSERLKRFVNGSCSDVETQPELWDFEIGTDDMWGF from the exons ATGGATCAGCTTGGAATCATTCAACCATCTTCTTCAACCAAGGTTGAAAGAAGGCTAGTGgagaaaaacagaagaaatcaAATGAAGAACCTGTACAACAAACTCAACTCTCTTCTCCCTAGCTATAACCCCAAG GAAGCATTACCACTGCCTGACCAAGTGGATGAGGCAATCAACTACATCAAGAGTTTGGAGGCAAAGGTGAAGATGGCACAGGAGAAGAAAGAGAATTTGCAGGGAATTAGAAAGAGATCCCGTGGTTGCTTCTCCAATAATAGTGCCAATTTTGCTGCAACTTCTGGTTTCCCAAAATCGCCACAACTTGAGATTCACGAAGTGGGTTCTTCTCTACAAGTTGTTCTGACTTGTGGGCTAGACCACCAGTTCATTTTCTATGAAATCATTCAAATACTGCATGAAGAGAACATTGAGGTCAGAAGTGTCAATTCCTCGCTCGCTGGAGACTCAGTGCTTCATGTTGTGCATGCTGAG ATTCCTCAGtcttttcttcaatttggaGCTACCAAAGTAAGTGAGAGATTAAAAAGGTTTGTGAATGGGTCCTGCAGTGATGTGGAAACACAGCCCGAGTTGTGGGATTTTGAAATTGGTACTGATGATATGTGGGGTTTCTAG